GGAAGAAGTGGGGATAATTTTCTGCGTCCGTATATTATCCTGTCATTTATGGCAGCTGTTGCCCTTCCAGTGACTATCTGGCAAGGGTTTTACATTCATCAAGCTCATGCTGCTGTTGAAGTAACACCAAACTCCCCAACTACTAACAGCTTTGCTAATGCCCAACTACTTTACACACTCAGAGGACATAACGGAACTGTTAAATCTCTCGCTTTCAGTCCAGATAGCAGAATTCTTGCGAGTGGAGGTGCAGAAAATGAGGGTATTATTCGCCTGTGGAATCCAGCAAATGGCAAAAAGTTGGCGGATATTAACAAAGCACACAAAGCAGCCGTAGAGTCTTTAGTAATTTCACCAGATGGGCAAACCCTTGCTAGTTGTAGTGATGACAACACGATTAACCTCTGGAACCTGAAAAATTTTAAGTTTAGCCGCTCTTTTGTCGGACATACCAGTAACGTATTATCTTTAGCGGTGTCTCCTGATAGTAAAGTTCTCATCAGTGGGGCTTTGGATGGAATTCGGCTATGGGATTTACTACAGCAGCGCCCTTTAGGGACTCTAGTACGCTTCGATAACTTGATTTATACTCTAGCCATTAGCCCTGATGGACAGACCTTGGCTAGTGGTGATAGTAAGGGTGTAATCAAGGTATGGAGCTTGAGTACTGGTAAATTAATCAGTGAATTTGTCGCTCATTCTAATGTTGTTAGCGCTGTCATCTTTACACCAGATGGACAAACATTAGTGAGTGCTAGCCGCGATCGCACAGTCAAACTGTGGAATATTAATACTGGAGAATTAGTCCGCACCCTCACAGGACATAATAACTGGGTAAATGCGATCGCTATTAACCCCGATGGACAAACCCTTGCTAGTGCCGGCAAAGATGGGATTAAAGTGTGGAATTTAACTACAGGTGAGTTAATCAATACACTGAATGGACATACAGACTGGGTAAGTGCGATCGCTTTTAGTCCCAATGGTAAAATTCTTGCCAGTGGCGGATTTGATCGACAAATCAAGATTTGGGGAACTCCACAAAAACGTAATTAACAGCGAATACTAGAATCCCGACTTTTTAAATAAGTTGGGGTTCTGAATGACTACCGTCCAGGTTCTTAGCCTAATGGCGACTCTTATACAAAAGAGCGATCGCCACAATACCTTGTCTTTGAGGAGAAGGTATTGCAAGCATTTACTGTGTTTGCTAAACTTTTTTCTTGCTTTTTTAGAGTTTTTATAGTAAAAAATCAAGCAAAGCTCAGATTAGATTTTGCCAGAACTACCCAAAATCAATCATTGTAGCAACCAAGTGCGGTGTTGCGATGTCTACGACTGGCTATGACGCTCCTGCGCCGCTCTAAGCCTTGGCACAGCCTCTCGTAGAGAAGCCATGCCGCAGGCTTTACGCTACGCTATCGGTGTCGCCAATTATTGAATAACTGTAAATACTTGATGAAAATACAGCCGAGCTAATATCTTATCCAGCAAATTACTGTAAGTATAAACATAGGTAAATTCAAATTATCTATGCAGCTACTTGCCCTCTATAATCGGAACAATTTCTGAACTTAGACAATCTTAGAACTGGTCATCGTCAGTAAATGCACTCAGGTAAAAATTACTATCTTGGCTGAAGCAAAGGTTTGTAGCGTTTAAGCGCTATTTGAAACGTAAGATAACTTGCTACTTAAATGATGTTTAATTTTCCCGAACTGCTTTTGATCCCCATTTCGATAGAATGACTAGGCAGAACCCTAAAACTAAAAACCGCTTTTGACTGCGACGCACATGAATCAACTGAACAATGGTTTTACGATATTTCTAAGTCTGCTAGTCGAGGCGATGCCTTTTTTGCTTCTTGGGGTTTTATTCTCCAGTTTGCTGCTATTTTTTGTTGATGAGCGCAAATTAGTAGAAAAAATGCCCAAAAATCCGCTGCTGGGTGCTTTAGTTGGCAGCTTGATCGGCTTTTTATTTCCGGTGTGTGAGTGCGGGAATGTGCCAGTAGCGCGGCGATTCCTGATTCAGGGAGTACCCACACCAGTCGCCATTGGTTTTTTGCTAGCAGCGCCAACAATTAACCCAATTGTAATTTGGTCAACTTGGACAGCATTTCGAGATCAGCCAGAAATAGTGGTTTTACGAGTCGTATTTTCTCTAGCAATTGCCACAATTATTGGTTTTGTTTTCAGTTTTCAAAAGGACTTAAATCCGATAATTCAACCTGCGATCGCTCGGTATATGAAGTTTAATCCACCCGCGCAGCCGGAAACCAAACGCCGTGGTAAACGTTACCAAGTAGAACAGCAAGAAGCGATACCAAATATCTTGCAATCCGGGACTTATATTTTAGGAGGAAAAGCAGGTGTACCTCTGCGGATTGATGCTAATTTTGTACAGCCGACTGCCCCAATTTCTAACACCAATAAACCTCTTGCAGATAAACTGCGCCTAGTGGTAGATAATAGCGTCCAAGAATTCCGGGAATTGGGCGGAGTGATGATTTTAGGAAGTGCGATCGCAGCAGCGATTCAAGTCTTAGCTCCCCGTGAATTAATTCTCAGTTTGGGTGCTGGGCCTATTAGCTCGATTGTAGTCATGCTGATATTAGCAGTAGTGGTGTCAATTTGTTCTACAGTCGATTCTTTTTTTGCTCTATCTTTTGCCTCGACCTTTAGTAGCGGTTCCTTGTTGGCATTTCTAGTGTTTGGGCCAATGATTGACATCAAAAGCGTTGGTTTGATGTTATCTATTTTTAAGCCCAAAACTGTGTTTTATTTATTTGCTTTAGCAGCACAATTGACATTTGTGTTAACTCTTTTCCTCAATTTGCACGTTTTTTAAAGAATTAATCTTTTGTTCTTTGCTAATAACCAATGCCCCATGCCCAATAACTAATGGCTAATAAAAATCCTAAATCTAAAATCCCAAATCTGTTACTCCCTTGGTTGGATGCTCTAGCAATTACATCTTGGGGCATTTTGATGTTGAGATATTGGCTGACTAACAAGCTGAACTTATTGATTCACCCAAATTACATTTGGTTTGTGGTTGTGACAGGTATCAGCTTGATTGTTATTGGTTTCTTCAAGATGCAGGAACTTTGGCAGCGCCGTCGCCGTGATGTTACGCCAAACGGCCAACATATTAGTTTATTTCCCCCTGGTTGGGGCAGTGTTTTATTGTTGACTACAGCGATTCTAGGTTTTATCATTACACCGCAAGTTTTTGCTAGTGACAAAGCACTCCAAAGGGGCGTAACCACCGATTTATTGGGAAGTACACGCGTCAAACCCCAAGCCTTTCGAGCTACTGTTCGTCCAGAGGAGCGATCGCTTGTAGATTGGGTACGCACTGTTAATGTCTATCCAGAACCAGACACATATACAGGTCAAAAAGTAAAAGTTCAAGGATTTGTTATTCATCCGCCAGATATAGGAAAAGAATATTTGTTCTTAGCCCGATTTGTCTTAACTTGCTGTGCAGCAGATGCTTACCCAGTAGGATTACCTGTCAAACTTCCAAACAATCAAGAACCTTATTCCCCTGACACTTGGCTGGAAGTAGAAGGACAAATGATGACAGAAAATTTGGCAGGTAAACGCCAACTTACCATTGCTGCTACTTCTCTCAAAAAAATTCCTCAACCCCAGAATCCTTATAGTTATTAATTATTTGTTGATGACTAATGACCAATGACCAATGACAAATACTTCGGCTCCGCTCAGTACAAGTGACAAATGACAAAATCTAAAACATTTATCCAACCACTGGATCGGATAGCGATCGCACTAATGTTACTGCTAAGTGTGCTGATTGGGTTAATCATATTGCAAGGTGATGTGGTAACTGCTCGTGTGCGGGACTTTACCTGGCAAAATCAACAGATTGGGGCGGAAGATAACTCCTTTACCCTCACCTTCAGCCGCCCAATGGAAACAAAAAGTGTAGAGGATAACTTGAAAATCGAGCCACCCCTAGCGGGTAAATTTAGTTGGGCAGGTCGGCGGATGGTTTATACGCTATTAACACCAGCACCTTATGGCACAAATTATAAATTGCAGTTACAGGGAGCCAAAGATAAGTTTGCACAGCAAGAGGGTAAAAATCGGTTAATCCAGGCTTTTACAGGTAGCTTCCGCACACGCGATCGCGTCATTCTTTACATAGGAACCAATCAAGAAGAACAGGGGCGATTAGTTCTATACAACTTAACCCAAGAGCAAAAAAGGGTACTTACCCCTAAAGACTTGATAGCAATGGACTTCGAGTCATTTCCAGATGGAGAGAAAATTTTATTTTCGGCTCGCGCCAGCAATAACGAAGACTTACTTTCAGCCCAACTGTACACAGTGACAACAGGCGTTTCTAGTAAATCTGGACAAGAAGCACAACCAGGAGGCAAAGTTGACCTAGTTTTAGATAGTAAAGATTATCAAAACCTGAAATTTGACTTATCACCTGATGGGCAAACTATTGTCATCCAACGCGGAAACAAAAATAATCCCGGCGACTTTGGACTATGGTTTATGCCAGCAACCAGCGACGGTTCAGCAGAAAAACCCACTCCTAAACGTCTGAAAAGCCAACCAGGGGGAGACTTTACGATCACCCCAGATAGTAAAGCCGTAGCAGTTGCCCAAGGACAGGGAGCAGCGATCTTACCACTGCAAGGTGATGCCAGTAAACCTCTAGATTTTCTGCCGCAGTTTGGTTTGGTACAGGCTTTCTCTAAAGATGGCTCTCAAGCAGCGATGGTAAAGTTTAATACAGATTACACGCGAGATTTGTTTTTAGTGACAAACCAAGGTGTACAGAAACAACTATTAAAAACAACAGGTTCAATTCTCAGCTGCCAATTTGATATCGCCTCACCCACCCTCTATTGCTTGCTGACACAGCTAGTATCCAAAGAACAATACATAGAACAGCCTTATGTGGTAGCAATTGATCTGAAAACCGGCCAACAGAAACCCCTGCTAGTACTGCCTCCCGCTCAAAGAAATGTGCAAATGAGTTTATCTGCTGACGGTTTAGGCTTGTTATTTGACCAAGTAGTACCGCAGGCAAACCCCCCAGTATCATTACCCACAAACACTTTGAAAACTGATGATGGAGATGTTATTGCTACCAGTAGCCTGTGGTTAATGCCTCTGCTGCCCATCGCTGATGCTGCGACTGTTGAAATTAGACCAGAACAACTCCCCTTAGCCGGATTTCATCCCCGATGGCTACCTTAATCGAATAATTCGTAGGAGCCGGACAATGACCATTGGTGTCAACTTAAGCAAAAAGTAAGCAAAAGATGTAATCTAAGAACATTACTAATGATGTTCTTAGAGATACATCATGGCAAGAAAACGCCCAGCGCGAACAGGAAACCCAGACCTGCGGCAACAAAAACAAGTACCGATGCCGCCAATAGAGGAAATTGAACAAAAAATCTACTCATTACTATCTCCGCTCAACTTTAAACCCTTGAAATTGTACGAAACGGAAGAAAAGAAACCATTCCGAGACAGAATACTGACCTTATCGGTAATGATGGCGCTCGTTGTGAGTTTAGTATATCGTCAGATTCCTGGATTAAGAGAAGTACAAAGAGTCCTATGCGAAGAAGGATTATTGTGGGCAGGTCGGATTGAAGTGAGTGCCCAAGCAGTTTCAAAACGATTGAGAACACTACCAATAGAATTATTTGCACAAATTTTCGAGCAAGTAATGGAAAGAATGAATGTGAAGCCACAAAATCAGGCAGTACCAGAGAATTGGCAGCCAGTATGCGCCAAATTTACAGCCATCTGGATTACTGACGGTTCAACCCTAGAAGCACTAAGACGCAAACTCAAAGTACTACAAGAACAAGATTTAGGATTTTTTAAGTTTCCTTGGTTTGATGCGTTCACAGAAGCTGACAAGTTTTTTTTGACAAGACTGCGAGAAAAAACTTCTTACAAGGTGATACGTTGTTTGACCAATGCCCCATTCTACCGTGATGAAATTATATCTATGGGGGAATATCGCTCTAATCCTTGCCAGCACCAAGTACGTTTAGTTTCTGTTTTGTGGGGTTCAACTTGGTACTATTACCTGACAAATGTACTCGACCCACAAATGTTATCTGCTCATCTTGTCTGTGAATTAGGGAGCAGGCGCTGGCGCGTTGAAGATGCTTTTCTGCTCACAAAAAGACTTTTAGGTTTAGCTTATATTTGGGTTGGGGACAACAATGGCGTACAAATCCAGATTTTTGCCACTTGGATTTTTTATGCTGTTCTTAACCAATTATGTATCGATATAGCAATCGCCCTCAACCAACCTTTAGACCGAATTTCTACAGAAATGGTATTTCGTGCTTTATACCATTTTTCACAAGCTGTTCTCCGTGGTGATGCACATGAGGCTGTTCCTTATCTTGTGGAACGTCAAAAGCTGTTTGGATTAGTTAAAGCAGGGCGTAAGCGTCATCGAGAGATTTCTATGTCGCAATAGAGGAACTAAATAAGTTGATAAAATCTACAGAATAATAGTTATATGAATTGGAGCAACTGACTTCAGTTTCGTAGTGGCGTGGCAAGGCTAAAATGCTGTAATAGCTAAAGCGCGACTATGAGCCTTTAGCTGAAAAAACCATAAATCTAATACACAAATTTAGTCTTGCCCCAATAGTAGGTTGGGTTAGCCTTTGGCAGGGTGGGATTCTCTGGGTTTAATAAGTAATCAGGCAGACATGATAAGCTAAACCACATCTAGTTTGCATATCTAAAATTTATATAACTCTTGTGGGGTGGGCATCTTGCCCGCCGTAATTATGCACTTTAAATGTGGAACAGCTTATTACAAATTACGAATTAGTAATTATAATTTATCCAAGCTTCCCAAAAAACATAGATTGAGAGTATTCCTAAGAAGATACGAAGTACTAAACTCACAGTATAATCTGGTAGTTTTGGCAGGGTGCGAGTACTCATCTGAACGCCTAAAAGACCGCCACATCCCAAAACTATACCTTGAGCAAACAGAATATTTCCCTCTAATGTATGTCCTGTGCAGGCAACTAAAGCAGTGATGACAATCACGCCCAAACTAGTCTGAATTGCTACTTTAATTTCTTCTCCCAGTAGCAACATTTGTAGTGGCACCATAATCGTACCGCCACCTAAGCCAAATAAACCTGCTAAAATTCCTGCTGCTCCCCCAGTGCTAATTTTAGAAACTAATGGGTTAAATACTGGGCCTGTATTCTCTTTTTCATTGAGGGCTAGTCCCTTACGAAGTTCAATCAAATAGATATTAGCGAGTAGTATGATGCCAAATGTAAATAGTATTATATAAGATGGAATTTTGTTGGCGAAATATACACCTATACCAGTAGTTAGAAAAGCTGGAATTCCTAAATAGATTACTCGTTTAAAGTCAAAGTATCCCATCCACCAATTCTGCAAACTTCCAGAAATTGAAGTAATCACAATAGCAAGGCTACTAGTAGCGATCGCCTGAACGGGAGTATAACCTAGTGTGACTAAAAGAGGAATTGTGATAATACCACCACCTATTCCTAAAAGTCCAGCTATGACT
The Nostoc punctiforme PCC 73102 genome window above contains:
- a CDS encoding WD40 repeat domain-containing protein → MAAVALPVTIWQGFYIHQAHAAVEVTPNSPTTNSFANAQLLYTLRGHNGTVKSLAFSPDSRILASGGAENEGIIRLWNPANGKKLADINKAHKAAVESLVISPDGQTLASCSDDNTINLWNLKNFKFSRSFVGHTSNVLSLAVSPDSKVLISGALDGIRLWDLLQQRPLGTLVRFDNLIYTLAISPDGQTLASGDSKGVIKVWSLSTGKLISEFVAHSNVVSAVIFTPDGQTLVSASRDRTVKLWNINTGELVRTLTGHNNWVNAIAINPDGQTLASAGKDGIKVWNLTTGELINTLNGHTDWVSAIAFSPNGKILASGGFDRQIKIWGTPQKRN
- a CDS encoding permease; translation: MNQLNNGFTIFLSLLVEAMPFLLLGVLFSSLLLFFVDERKLVEKMPKNPLLGALVGSLIGFLFPVCECGNVPVARRFLIQGVPTPVAIGFLLAAPTINPIVIWSTWTAFRDQPEIVVLRVVFSLAIATIIGFVFSFQKDLNPIIQPAIARYMKFNPPAQPETKRRGKRYQVEQQEAIPNILQSGTYILGGKAGVPLRIDANFVQPTAPISNTNKPLADKLRLVVDNSVQEFRELGGVMILGSAIAAAIQVLAPRELILSLGAGPISSIVVMLILAVVVSICSTVDSFFALSFASTFSSGSLLAFLVFGPMIDIKSVGLMLSIFKPKTVFYLFALAAQLTFVLTLFLNLHVF
- a CDS encoding TIGR03943 family putative permease subunit; amino-acid sequence: MANKNPKSKIPNLLLPWLDALAITSWGILMLRYWLTNKLNLLIHPNYIWFVVVTGISLIVIGFFKMQELWQRRRRDVTPNGQHISLFPPGWGSVLLLTTAILGFIITPQVFASDKALQRGVTTDLLGSTRVKPQAFRATVRPEERSLVDWVRTVNVYPEPDTYTGQKVKVQGFVIHPPDIGKEYLFLARFVLTCCAADAYPVGLPVKLPNNQEPYSPDTWLEVEGQMMTENLAGKRQLTIAATSLKKIPQPQNPYSY
- a CDS encoding Ig-like domain-containing protein — encoded protein: MTKSKTFIQPLDRIAIALMLLLSVLIGLIILQGDVVTARVRDFTWQNQQIGAEDNSFTLTFSRPMETKSVEDNLKIEPPLAGKFSWAGRRMVYTLLTPAPYGTNYKLQLQGAKDKFAQQEGKNRLIQAFTGSFRTRDRVILYIGTNQEEQGRLVLYNLTQEQKRVLTPKDLIAMDFESFPDGEKILFSARASNNEDLLSAQLYTVTTGVSSKSGQEAQPGGKVDLVLDSKDYQNLKFDLSPDGQTIVIQRGNKNNPGDFGLWFMPATSDGSAEKPTPKRLKSQPGGDFTITPDSKAVAVAQGQGAAILPLQGDASKPLDFLPQFGLVQAFSKDGSQAAMVKFNTDYTRDLFLVTNQGVQKQLLKTTGSILSCQFDIASPTLYCLLTQLVSKEQYIEQPYVVAIDLKTGQQKPLLVLPPAQRNVQMSLSADGLGLLFDQVVPQANPPVSLPTNTLKTDDGDVIATSSLWLMPLLPIADAATVEIRPEQLPLAGFHPRWLP
- a CDS encoding transposase, whose product is MARKRPARTGNPDLRQQKQVPMPPIEEIEQKIYSLLSPLNFKPLKLYETEEKKPFRDRILTLSVMMALVVSLVYRQIPGLREVQRVLCEEGLLWAGRIEVSAQAVSKRLRTLPIELFAQIFEQVMERMNVKPQNQAVPENWQPVCAKFTAIWITDGSTLEALRRKLKVLQEQDLGFFKFPWFDAFTEADKFFLTRLREKTSYKVIRCLTNAPFYRDEIISMGEYRSNPCQHQVRLVSVLWGSTWYYYLTNVLDPQMLSAHLVCELGSRRWRVEDAFLLTKRLLGLAYIWVGDNNGVQIQIFATWIFYAVLNQLCIDIAIALNQPLDRISTEMVFRALYHFSQAVLRGDAHEAVPYLVERQKLFGLVKAGRKRHREISMSQ
- a CDS encoding sulfite exporter TauE/SafE family protein, which encodes MIDFSWLILVAGGLISGVIAGLLGIGGGIITIPLLVTLGYTPVQAIATSSLAIVITSISGSLQNWWMGYFDFKRVIYLGIPAFLTTGIGVYFANKIPSYIILFTFGIILLANIYLIELRKGLALNEKENTGPVFNPLVSKISTGGAAGILAGLFGLGGGTIMVPLQMLLLGEEIKVAIQTSLGVIVITALVACTGHTLEGNILFAQGIVLGCGGLLGVQMSTRTLPKLPDYTVSLVLRIFLGILSIYVFWEAWINYNY